One Clostridium novyi NT genomic window carries:
- the pepT gene encoding peptidase T, with protein MEAVVNKFLKYISFDTKSNEDSNAHPSTEGQMVLAKELARELKEMGMIDVSVDSKAYVMATLPANTENHVPTIGFIAHMDTAPDMSGKDVKPQFVENYDGKDIILNKEKNIVLKVKDFPEIKDYIGKTLITTDGTTLLGADDKAGVAEIMTAMEHLINHPEIKHGTVKIAFTPDEEIGAGADYFDVEKFNADFAYTVDGGTVGELEYENFNAAGVKLTIHGRNVHPGSAKDKMINSITVGNELHSMLPENEVPEHTEGYEGFYHIVAFNGTVEETKMQYIIRDFDRKKFEERKATMQKVVDTLNSKYGEGTVELQMNDQYYNMKEKVEPVHHIVDTAFKAIEEVGLVPKVVPIRGGTDGARLSFMGLPTPNLFTGGHNFHGKFEFIPTFAMSKAVDVILKIIELYSK; from the coding sequence ATGGAAGCTGTAGTAAACAAGTTTTTAAAGTATATTAGCTTTGATACTAAATCAAATGAAGATTCAAATGCACATCCAAGTACAGAAGGACAAATGGTGCTTGCAAAAGAGCTTGCAAGAGAATTAAAAGAAATGGGAATGATTGATGTATCTGTTGATAGTAAAGCATATGTTATGGCAACTTTACCTGCAAATACAGAAAATCATGTTCCTACAATCGGATTTATAGCACATATGGACACAGCACCAGATATGAGTGGCAAGGATGTAAAACCTCAGTTTGTAGAAAACTATGATGGAAAAGATATTATACTTAACAAGGAAAAAAATATTGTTTTAAAGGTTAAAGATTTTCCGGAAATTAAAGATTATATAGGAAAAACCTTAATAACAACAGATGGAACAACTCTTTTAGGGGCTGATGATAAAGCCGGAGTTGCTGAAATTATGACAGCTATGGAACATCTAATAAACCATCCAGAAATAAAACATGGAACTGTAAAGATTGCCTTTACTCCAGATGAAGAAATAGGTGCAGGAGCGGATTATTTTGATGTTGAAAAGTTTAATGCTGATTTTGCATACACTGTAGATGGCGGAACTGTTGGAGAATTAGAATATGAAAACTTTAATGCAGCAGGAGTTAAGCTAACTATACATGGAAGAAATGTTCATCCAGGTTCTGCAAAAGATAAAATGATAAATTCAATAACAGTAGGTAACGAACTTCATTCAATGTTACCAGAAAATGAAGTGCCAGAACATACAGAAGGATATGAAGGTTTCTATCATATTGTAGCATTTAATGGTACAGTTGAAGAAACTAAAATGCAATATATTATAAGAGATTTTGATAGAAAAAAATTCGAAGAAAGAAAAGCTACAATGCAAAAGGTTGTAGATACTTTAAATAGTAAATATGGTGAAGGTACTGTTGAACTTCAAATGAATGATCAATATTACAACATGAAAGAAAAAGTTGAGCCTGTACATCATATCGTAGATACAGCATTTAAGGCAATTGAAGAAGTTGGATTAGTTCCAAAGGTAGTTCCTATAAGAGGTGGTACTGATGGTGCAAGATTATCATTTATGGGACTTCCAACACCTAACTTATTTACTGGTGGACATAATTTCCACGGAAAATTTGAATTTATACCTACATTTGCAATGAGCAAAGCTGTAGATGTAATTTTAAAAATCATAGAGCTTTATTCAAAATAA
- a CDS encoding glucosaminidase domain-containing protein — MLKKRKVLYKMLMTIGMFLCISKTSFAVDIKEVPAKSNVKVNKAWCVKLNQKLDASTINTNNIVVKSSNGKKLNISVCRGSDANSIMVYPQVGGYVPGKSYYLELGTGVKSSSGKPLSKVTRMTFNTSKELVDFTNYESLPSIKTVEIIGKPVIKNNSTSFKITSNFKEAVQYRVFIFKYPDEIFDNASNERYSSVSYEEITNGYSSNMNPSNPYIVKKEQGLDSGKYKVIIYVKESNRRGMHMDSNTDYDNYSSIYFKVLNKNITNEKNPNEILKYTNYNKTISEATKNQLKDGDPKYSEGSNWIRSSESLIKYYMDSNNFLDDLGKYQFLNLNYMEGVTPKDLNNILNGKGILEGKGETFLKAAKESNINPIYLVSHALLETGNGKSQLATGVLVSSVDGKTVAPKKTYNMFGVRAVDNNALKGGSEYAYKKGWFTPEEAIIGGAEFIGNGYINSPKYKQNTLYKMRWNIDVTWHQYCTDIGWGYKQLKRIKDLMEQCKDAKPVFDIPNFK; from the coding sequence ATGTTGAAAAAAAGAAAAGTACTTTATAAAATGCTAATGACAATAGGCATGTTTTTATGCATTTCTAAGACAAGCTTTGCTGTTGATATTAAGGAAGTACCTGCAAAATCAAATGTAAAGGTAAATAAGGCTTGGTGTGTAAAATTAAATCAAAAGTTAGATGCTTCCACAATTAATACAAATAATATAGTAGTGAAAAGTAGTAACGGAAAGAAACTAAATATATCTGTTTGCAGAGGAAGTGATGCAAATAGTATAATGGTGTATCCTCAAGTTGGAGGATATGTTCCGGGAAAAAGTTATTACTTAGAGCTAGGAACAGGAGTTAAAAGCAGTAGTGGGAAACCACTATCAAAGGTTACAAGGATGACTTTTAATACATCTAAAGAACTAGTAGACTTTACTAACTATGAGTCTTTACCGAGTATAAAAACTGTTGAAATAATAGGAAAACCTGTTATTAAAAATAATAGTACAAGCTTTAAGATTACTTCTAATTTTAAGGAAGCAGTACAATATAGAGTATTTATATTTAAGTATCCTGATGAAATTTTTGATAATGCTAGTAATGAGCGATATTCAAGTGTGTCTTATGAAGAAATTACAAATGGATACAGTTCTAATATGAATCCTTCCAATCCTTATATAGTTAAAAAAGAGCAAGGTTTAGATTCTGGAAAATATAAGGTTATAATTTATGTAAAAGAATCAAATAGACGAGGAATGCACATGGATAGTAATACAGACTACGATAACTATAGTAGTATATATTTTAAAGTGCTTAATAAAAACATAACAAATGAAAAGAATCCAAATGAGATTTTAAAATATACAAATTATAATAAAACAATATCTGAAGCTACTAAAAATCAATTAAAGGATGGAGATCCTAAATATAGTGAGGGAAGTAATTGGATTAGAAGTAGTGAGAGCTTAATTAAGTATTACATGGATTCAAATAATTTTCTTGATGATTTAGGTAAATACCAATTTTTAAACTTAAACTACATGGAAGGTGTTACTCCAAAGGATTTAAATAATATATTAAATGGAAAAGGTATATTAGAAGGAAAGGGAGAAACATTTTTAAAAGCAGCTAAAGAAAGTAATATAAATCCTATTTATTTAGTTTCTCATGCATTACTTGAAACAGGAAATGGAAAGTCTCAGCTTGCAACTGGAGTTCTTGTAAGTTCTGTTGATGGAAAAACTGTTGCACCTAAGAAAACATACAATATGTTTGGGGTTAGGGCAGTAGATAATAATGCACTAAAAGGTGGTTCTGAGTATGCATATAAAAAGGGGTGGTTCACTCCAGAAGAAGCTATAATAGGAGGAGCTGAATTTATAGGAAATGGTTATATAAATAGTCCTAAGTATAAACAAAATACCCTATACAAAATGAGATGGAATATAGATGTTACATGGCATCAATATTGCACAGATATTGGATGGGGTTATAAACAACTTAAAAGAATAAAAGACCTTATGGAACAATGCAAAGATGCAAAGCCTGTATTTGATATTCCAAATTTTAAATAA
- a CDS encoding NusG domain II-containing protein, protein MKKIDKILIVIFLIIAGIGAGTLKYISSRKYTENFAEIYVKGKLYKKVSLNKKNPKEVLNIKTDLGENIIEIKNGGVRILDANCHDKVCVKDGFKDKVGEVLVCLPHKVVIKIKGYDNKKEYDDISQ, encoded by the coding sequence GTGAAAAAGATAGATAAAATACTTATAGTTATATTTTTAATTATAGCAGGAATTGGGGCTGGAACATTAAAGTATATTTCCAGTAGAAAGTATACTGAAAATTTTGCTGAGATATATGTTAAGGGTAAGCTTTATAAAAAGGTTTCTTTAAATAAGAAGAATCCAAAAGAAGTTTTAAATATAAAGACAGATTTAGGAGAAAACATAATAGAGATAAAAAATGGTGGGGTAAGAATACTTGATGCCAATTGCCATGATAAAGTATGTGTTAAGGATGGCTTTAAAGATAAGGTAGGAGAGGTTTTAGTATGTCTTCCACATAAGGTTGTTATAAAAATTAAGGGGTATGATAATAAGAAAGAATATGATGACATATCACAGTAA
- a CDS encoding FAD:protein FMN transferase: MFKFRKFTAFITLIILSFLLFTGCMNDNVKPTSKDGAFLGTICNITVYDKVSPSILDKAYARVNEIENKMSINKPSTELTKINLSSGKNYTKVSSDVLEVINRSLYYSSISKGTFDISVGCIDKLWNIGTDKARIPSESEINSRLSLVNYKNILINKKDNSVMLKNKGMLIDLGAIAKGYAGDEVKRILKENGVTHAVINLGGNIVTIGNKPSGDKWKIGVKDPFVPDAPPWASISISDKSIVTSGIYERFFEKDGKRYHHILNPKTGYPVDNSLVSVSIICDKSINADGLSTTAFSLGLDKGLALIESIKDTEAIFVTKNHDVYVSSGIKNNFKITNSKFNLKTH, translated from the coding sequence ATGTTTAAATTTAGAAAATTTACGGCATTTATTACATTAATCATATTATCATTCTTATTATTTACTGGCTGTATGAATGATAATGTTAAACCAACCTCCAAAGATGGGGCTTTTCTTGGAACTATATGCAACATTACTGTTTATGATAAGGTATCTCCTAGTATATTAGATAAAGCTTATGCTAGAGTTAACGAAATAGAAAATAAAATGAGCATAAATAAACCTTCAACGGAACTTACAAAGATAAATTTATCTTCTGGCAAAAACTATACTAAAGTTTCAAGTGACGTTCTTGAAGTTATAAATAGAAGCTTATATTATTCTAGTATTTCTAAAGGCACTTTTGATATATCTGTAGGTTGTATAGATAAACTTTGGAATATAGGTACAGATAAGGCCAGAATACCATCTGAAAGTGAAATAAATTCAAGACTTTCTCTAGTAAACTATAAAAATATACTTATAAATAAAAAAGATAATTCAGTTATGCTAAAAAATAAAGGAATGCTTATTGACCTTGGAGCAATAGCTAAGGGTTATGCAGGAGATGAAGTTAAAAGAATTCTTAAAGAAAATGGGGTAACTCATGCTGTTATTAACTTAGGTGGAAACATTGTAACTATAGGAAATAAACCAAGCGGTGATAAGTGGAAAATAGGAGTTAAAGATCCATTTGTTCCTGATGCTCCTCCATGGGCTTCTATAAGTATTTCTGATAAATCTATAGTTACTTCAGGAATATATGAACGTTTCTTTGAAAAAGATGGCAAGAGATATCATCATATCTTAAATCCTAAAACAGGATATCCTGTAGACAATTCACTTGTAAGTGTTTCTATTATATGCGATAAATCTATAAACGCAGATGGATTATCAACAACAGCCTTTTCCCTAGGGCTTGATAAAGGTCTCGCTTTAATAGAGTCTATAAAAGACACCGAAGCCATTTTTGTAACCAAAAATCATGATGTATATGTATCATCTGGCATTAAAAACAACTTTAAAATAACCAATTCTAAGTTTAACTTAAAAACTCATTAG
- a CDS encoding glucose-1-phosphate adenylyltransferase gives MIKKEMLAMILAGGQGTRLKILTKNNAKPAVPFGGKYRIIDFTLSNCSNSGIDTIGVLTQYEPHILNSHIGIGSPWDLDRKRGGVSILPPHMRNDGGNWYMGTADAIYQNIMFIDKYDPEYILVLSGDHIYKMDYSKMLQFHKEKNSDATIAVIDVPIEEASRFGIMNTNDDDKIYEFEEKPEQPKNNKASMGIYIFNWKILKEFLIEDSELEDSDHDFGKNIIPSLLDSGYNLYAYSFNGYWKDVGTIESLWQANMDLLDTKNPLDIYNKNWKIYSVSPSKPPQYTGPNAIIQNSLVVEGCAVFGKIQNSVLFPEVEVGSNSIIQDSVIMSNVKIGQNVIIRKCIIGSNTIIENNSVIGNSDDITVIGDGEKIKTNSIIKN, from the coding sequence ATGATAAAAAAAGAAATGTTAGCCATGATTCTTGCAGGGGGACAAGGTACTAGACTAAAAATTTTAACCAAAAACAATGCAAAACCAGCAGTACCATTCGGCGGTAAGTATAGAATCATAGATTTTACCTTAAGTAACTGTTCTAACTCAGGAATCGACACCATTGGAGTATTGACACAATATGAACCTCACATACTTAATTCCCATATAGGTATAGGTAGCCCTTGGGATTTAGATAGAAAAAGAGGCGGAGTTTCAATCCTTCCCCCGCACATGAGAAATGACGGTGGGAACTGGTATATGGGTACCGCAGATGCCATATATCAAAATATAATGTTTATAGATAAATATGATCCTGAATATATATTAGTTTTATCCGGTGACCATATCTATAAAATGGACTATTCTAAAATGCTACAATTTCACAAAGAAAAAAACTCAGATGCCACAATAGCTGTTATTGACGTTCCAATAGAAGAAGCTAGTCGTTTCGGCATAATGAACACCAATGATGATGATAAAATATATGAATTTGAAGAAAAACCAGAACAACCAAAAAACAATAAAGCTTCCATGGGGATATATATTTTCAACTGGAAAATACTCAAGGAATTCCTAATTGAAGATTCAGAACTTGAAGATTCAGATCATGATTTCGGTAAAAACATAATTCCAAGCCTACTTGATTCAGGTTACAATCTTTATGCCTATTCTTTCAATGGATACTGGAAAGATGTTGGAACCATAGAAAGCTTATGGCAAGCCAATATGGATTTATTAGATACTAAAAATCCACTAGACATTTATAATAAAAACTGGAAAATATACTCTGTAAGTCCATCAAAACCTCCTCAATATACAGGTCCAAACGCTATAATTCAAAATTCCCTTGTAGTAGAAGGTTGTGCTGTCTTTGGCAAAATTCAAAACTCTGTACTATTCCCAGAAGTTGAAGTTGGATCAAACAGTATAATTCAAGATTCCGTAATAATGAGTAACGTAAAGATTGGACAGAACGTAATTATTAGAAAATGCATAATCGGAAGTAACACAATTATAGAAAACAATAGCGTTATTGGGAACTCCGATGACATAACAGTTATTGGAGATGGAGAAAAAATAAAGACAAACTCTATAATTAAAAATTAG
- a CDS encoding Gx transporter family protein — translation MKTKKMTWIALLVAQGLVLHVIEGMLPIPFIAPGARLGLTNIITLMALYMLDFNEVLLVVVLRVLLSTLIGGNMSSFMYSIAGGILSFFAMYTLKKVGKENVSIIGISVLGSVFHNIGQVIVAGIIINNAMIVSYLPILLVAGIGTGIFIGFVGKFLLPFIKRLNIKN, via the coding sequence ATGAAAACTAAAAAAATGACTTGGATTGCATTACTTGTAGCACAGGGACTTGTTCTTCATGTTATTGAGGGAATGCTACCTATACCATTTATAGCACCAGGTGCAAGGCTTGGACTTACAAATATAATAACCTTAATGGCTCTTTACATGTTGGATTTCAATGAGGTTTTACTTGTTGTGGTTTTAAGAGTATTACTATCTACATTAATAGGGGGAAATATGTCCTCTTTTATGTATAGTATAGCAGGGGGAATTTTAAGTTTCTTTGCAATGTATACATTAAAGAAAGTAGGAAAAGAGAATGTAAGCATTATAGGAATCAGCGTATTGGGTTCAGTATTTCATAATATAGGGCAAGTTATAGTTGCTGGAATAATTATAAATAATGCTATGATTGTATCATATTTACCTATATTACTTGTAGCTGGTATAGGAACGGGAATATTTATAGGTTTTGTAGGAAAATTTTTATTACCTTTTATAAAAAGGTTAAACATAAAAAACTAA
- a CDS encoding sensor histidine kinase, with translation MIDSLIPILKSSNECLNITVEYMDTKSFNDCQCIENIYTFYKKKFLHKKFDLIISIDDDSLNFLTKYSKSLFPNTPVVFTGTHYINESTLKGNPLFTGMIERPPLKETIDVALSLNKNTKNVIVINDNSLKGLSLKKLLNSIIPIFKGKVNFIFLNNVNLLHDKDFLKKYHKNSVILLLSGFTTNYSDYIFIDSNTVLSTKYLNMPIYSIWEMFLGHGVLGGKMICREKEAKVLGNIAIKILKGENPNNIPIINTPIGNYKFDYEIITKFDIPSTLLPYKSSFINLKPLSYTIPKILVLLFVIFIIVLCFLLSTSIYEKHKTRTALIESEKRLRTLINSTPDFICLKDGDCRWLEVNRATIDFLDLKDIDWKNKTTAELIKSRNTHKDRLEKYETFDILTLEKRSMINYQDEFLLDDGSKITLDIFKIPVFDSNGNPSGLVTIGHDLTPRIEAEENKKLLDETISYHQLRTKFFANISHELKTPLNLILSAIQFLQSKGGDDFLRTNFDKYGDVIKDNSYRMVRIINNLLDITKIDSGYFETHFDNYNIVEVVEDICLFSSSYINSKNLQFVFDTDTEEKIVACDPHLIERTILNLLSNAIKFTKPGGKITVNIYDKGDFVDISIKDTGIGISKSHQEIIFERFFQIDKSLSRNQEGSGVGLSLVKSFVDLHKGSIKLNSEIDRGSEFLITLPVTSLKDRDILIYSDISPYEFKSDQLNIEFSDIY, from the coding sequence ATGATAGATTCATTAATTCCTATATTAAAATCATCCAATGAATGTTTAAATATAACAGTGGAATATATGGATACTAAATCTTTTAATGACTGTCAGTGCATAGAAAATATATATACATTTTATAAAAAGAAGTTTCTCCACAAGAAATTTGATTTAATTATTTCTATTGATGATGATTCACTTAACTTTTTAACTAAATATAGTAAGTCACTATTTCCTAATACACCTGTAGTATTTACTGGAACACATTATATTAATGAATCAACATTAAAAGGAAACCCTCTTTTTACAGGTATGATTGAACGTCCACCTCTTAAAGAAACTATAGATGTGGCATTATCTTTAAACAAAAACACTAAAAATGTAATAGTTATAAATGATAATTCATTAAAAGGATTATCATTAAAAAAATTATTAAATTCTATTATTCCTATTTTTAAGGGAAAAGTTAATTTTATATTTTTAAATAACGTTAACTTACTTCATGATAAAGATTTTTTAAAAAAATATCATAAAAATAGTGTAATTTTGCTTTTATCAGGATTTACAACAAATTATAGTGACTATATTTTTATTGATTCCAATACAGTATTATCTACTAAGTACTTAAATATGCCCATATATAGCATTTGGGAAATGTTTTTGGGACATGGAGTCTTAGGTGGGAAAATGATTTGTCGTGAAAAAGAGGCTAAAGTTTTAGGAAATATAGCTATTAAAATATTAAAAGGTGAAAATCCAAACAACATTCCTATAATTAATACTCCTATTGGAAATTATAAATTTGATTATGAGATTATTACTAAATTTGATATTCCAAGCACACTGCTTCCTTATAAAAGTTCATTTATAAACTTAAAACCTTTATCTTATACTATACCTAAGATATTAGTTTTATTGTTTGTTATTTTCATTATTGTACTATGTTTTCTTTTATCCACTAGTATTTATGAAAAACATAAAACTAGAACTGCTTTAATTGAAAGTGAAAAAAGACTTAGGACATTAATTAATTCTACGCCTGATTTTATATGTCTTAAGGATGGTGATTGTAGATGGCTTGAAGTCAACAGAGCAACCATTGATTTTCTTGACCTTAAGGATATTGATTGGAAAAACAAAACCACAGCAGAATTAATAAAATCAAGAAATACACATAAGGACAGACTTGAAAAATACGAAACTTTTGACATTTTAACTTTAGAGAAAAGGTCTATGATTAATTATCAAGATGAATTCCTTTTAGATGACGGCTCTAAAATAACTTTGGATATATTTAAAATACCTGTATTTGATTCTAATGGTAATCCTTCTGGACTAGTTACTATAGGACATGACCTAACCCCTCGCATTGAAGCTGAGGAAAACAAAAAACTTTTAGATGAAACTATTTCTTACCATCAATTAAGAACAAAGTTTTTTGCAAATATATCTCATGAACTAAAAACTCCTCTTAATTTGATTTTAAGTGCAATTCAATTTCTACAATCAAAAGGTGGAGATGACTTTTTAAGGACAAACTTTGATAAATACGGTGATGTAATAAAAGATAATTCTTATAGAATGGTTAGAATAATAAATAATCTTCTAGATATAACAAAGATTGACTCAGGTTACTTTGAAACTCATTTTGATAATTATAATATAGTTGAAGTAGTTGAAGATATTTGTCTATTTTCTTCTTCATATATAAATTCTAAAAATCTACAATTCGTTTTTGATACAGATACAGAAGAAAAAATTGTAGCTTGTGATCCTCATTTAATAGAACGAACTATATTAAATCTTCTATCTAACGCAATAAAATTTACAAAGCCTGGTGGAAAGATAACAGTTAATATATACGACAAAGGAGATTTTGTTGATATTTCCATAAAGGATACCGGTATTGGTATTTCTAAAAGTCATCAAGAGATTATATTCGAAAGATTTTTTCAAATTGATAAGTCATTATCAAGAAACCAAGAAGGTAGTGGCGTTGGACTATCTCTTGTAAAGTCTTTTGTTGATTTACATAAAGGCTCTATAAAATTAAATAGTGAAATTGATCGTGGAAGTGAATTTTTAATCACTCTTCCTGTGACTTCACTAAAAGATAGAGACATTCTTATCTATTCTGATATATCACCATATGAATTTAAAAGTGATCAGTTAAACATAGAATTCTCAGATATATACTAA
- a CDS encoding DUF6263 family protein → MKKKLIFLILMVYLCSILSGCVKMSKKMTLELKKGEAFRMQIDGDRSFKGPSSESIELKSREAFLCSVNDVNNAKDMEIKVTIDSIDIDAYIKGKDYLKKYLSDIGIFLEGDKSIYSKFLGKSFKVKLTENGKVEKVMGIDDIGNAVLKEEQDPKKKELIKNFIKKELSEEVLEEKIQRIIGFYSDKKVDTGDKWEKTNKVLANLPVDVDEKYTLKERKEGTTDIIVNGEIKKRESAQPVKADDVEISYEDIKGKEKGTITIGQENKMIKTEELDSEYEGKIKIMFKDPSKGAEYVPVSAKEKITVNVLKQ, encoded by the coding sequence TTGAAGAAAAAACTTATATTTTTAATTTTAATGGTATATTTATGTAGTATTTTATCGGGATGTGTTAAAATGTCAAAAAAAATGACATTAGAACTAAAAAAAGGAGAAGCTTTTAGAATGCAAATTGATGGTGATAGAAGTTTTAAAGGACCATCAAGTGAGTCTATAGAATTAAAGAGCAGAGAAGCATTTTTGTGTAGTGTAAATGATGTAAATAATGCTAAGGATATGGAAATAAAAGTAACAATTGATTCTATTGATATTGATGCTTATATTAAAGGAAAAGATTATTTGAAAAAATATTTATCAGATATAGGTATATTTTTAGAGGGAGACAAGTCAATATACTCTAAATTTTTAGGAAAAAGTTTTAAGGTTAAGTTAACGGAAAACGGTAAAGTGGAAAAGGTTATGGGAATTGATGATATAGGAAATGCTGTTTTAAAAGAAGAACAGGATCCAAAGAAAAAGGAACTAATTAAAAATTTTATAAAAAAAGAACTTTCAGAAGAAGTTTTAGAAGAAAAAATACAAAGAATAATAGGATTTTATTCTGATAAAAAAGTTGATACTGGAGATAAATGGGAAAAAACAAATAAAGTATTAGCTAATTTACCAGTGGACGTAGATGAGAAATATACTTTAAAAGAGCGTAAAGAAGGAACCACTGATATTATTGTTAATGGAGAAATAAAGAAAAGAGAATCAGCACAGCCTGTTAAAGCGGACGATGTAGAAATAAGTTATGAAGATATTAAGGGAAAGGAAAAGGGTACTATAACAATAGGGCAAGAAAATAAAATGATTAAAACGGAAGAACTGGATAGTGAATATGAAGGAAAAATAAAGATAATGTTTAAAGATCCAAGCAAGGGTGCTGAGTATGTTCCCGTTTCTGCAAAAGAAAAGATAACAGTAAATGTTTTAAAACAATAG
- a CDS encoding anti-sigma-I factor RsgI family protein encodes MKRKTGVVIKVFKNYVSIKTVNGEIFNIKIKDYTPNVGDIYSGNIAHNHSKTLRIFIALAIVLMAVVFCRNIYIYNKPKAVITMIIPPTIQLKVNNWNKVVEASATKEAGRNILIGVKLKNLPLNNALEKIIDSAKEKDVLNDKYIENKDNSIIIYTSKNNDSMDLSSFEKYLKDRKLKYKINYDGSDRIK; translated from the coding sequence ATGAAACGAAAAACAGGTGTTGTAATTAAAGTTTTTAAGAATTATGTCTCTATAAAAACTGTAAACGGAGAAATTTTTAATATTAAAATTAAAGACTATACACCAAATGTAGGAGATATATATTCAGGAAATATTGCACATAATCACTCTAAAACATTGAGAATATTTATAGCCCTTGCAATAGTACTAATGGCAGTAGTATTTTGCAGGAATATTTATATATACAATAAACCTAAAGCAGTAATTACAATGATTATTCCTCCTACAATTCAGCTTAAAGTAAACAACTGGAATAAAGTAGTGGAAGCCTCTGCTACAAAAGAAGCTGGAAGAAACATCTTAATAGGTGTTAAATTAAAAAATCTTCCTCTTAATAATGCCCTTGAAAAAATAATAGATTCTGCAAAAGAAAAAGACGTTTTAAATGATAAATACATAGAAAATAAAGATAATAGCATAATAATCTACACATCAAAAAACAATGACTCTATGGATTTATCTTCTTTTGAAAAGTATCTTAAAGACAGAAAACTAAAATATAAAATTAATTATGATGGAAGTGACAGAATAAAATAA
- the glgD gene encoding glucose-1-phosphate adenylyltransferase subunit GlgD — translation MFKDYMGIISLNEDDKDLTNLTSSRPLAAVPIGGRYRLIDFTLSNMVNSNITNVGIYTQSNSRSLLHHLQAGKPWDLDRKINGLFLFNFNFTHSKTNDIYLLKDNIDYLYRSKQKNILFSSSNMICNIDYSKAIKFHEEQKADITIIYKKVNNANTSFMNCNVLNLDSDNDVISVGNNIGVNPNANISMDMFIMSKKTFINLINESISTGYYTSLKDCVYSKNLTLNIKGYEYTGYLECINSMDSYYKTNMDMLNYEINKELFFGSRPIYTKVTDAPPTKYENGSNVSNSLIANGCIIEGSVKNSIISRRVVIHKGASVDGCIILANCEIKENAKLTGVIIDKNVVIENGKEFKGDASVPVFIEKKPYSKITLV, via the coding sequence ATGTTCAAGGATTATATGGGAATAATAAGTCTTAATGAAGACGATAAAGATTTAACTAATTTAACTTCTAGTAGACCTCTTGCAGCAGTACCTATTGGGGGAAGATATAGACTAATTGATTTTACCTTATCTAATATGGTTAACTCCAACATAACTAATGTAGGTATATACACCCAAAGCAATTCAAGATCATTGCTACATCATCTTCAAGCCGGGAAACCTTGGGATTTAGATAGAAAAATAAATGGTCTATTTTTATTTAACTTTAATTTCACTCATTCAAAAACTAATGACATATATTTATTAAAAGATAATATTGACTATCTCTATAGAAGTAAACAAAAAAACATATTGTTTTCATCTTCAAATATGATTTGTAACATAGACTATTCAAAAGCAATAAAATTTCACGAAGAACAAAAAGCCGATATAACAATAATATATAAAAAAGTAAACAATGCAAATACAAGCTTTATGAACTGCAATGTTTTAAATTTAGATTCTGACAATGATGTAATAAGTGTTGGAAACAATATAGGAGTAAATCCTAACGCTAATATATCAATGGATATGTTTATTATGAGCAAGAAAACTTTTATAAATCTTATAAATGAATCAATATCCACAGGATACTATACTTCATTAAAGGATTGTGTATACTCTAAAAATCTAACGCTTAATATAAAAGGCTACGAATACACTGGGTACTTAGAATGCATAAATTCAATGGACTCTTACTACAAAACTAATATGGATATGTTAAATTATGAAATAAATAAAGAACTTTTCTTTGGTTCTCGTCCAATTTACACAAAGGTAACAGATGCACCTCCTACTAAATATGAAAATGGCTCAAATGTATCAAACTCTCTTATAGCCAATGGTTGTATTATAGAAGGTTCAGTTAAAAATAGTATAATTTCAAGAAGAGTTGTGATCCACAAAGGTGCTTCTGTAGATGGCTGTATTATTCTTGCCAATTGTGAAATCAAAGAAAATGCAAAACTTACCGGTGTAATAATAGATAAAAATGTGGTAATTGAAAATGGTAAAGAGTTTAAAGGCGATGCTTCAGTTCCAGTCTTTATAGAAAAAAAGCCGTATTCTAAAATAACTTTAGTATAA